One stretch of Glycine soja cultivar W05 chromosome 7, ASM419377v2, whole genome shotgun sequence DNA includes these proteins:
- the LOC114418022 gene encoding RNA-binding KH domain-containing protein RCF3-like produces the protein MSNNNSKKRRHAPPAAPDAVFRIVCPAAKTEDVATIGGDGAKILVEDLVSAEERVVVIVGEESAAQVALVRVLERTVDEETKNSTVSCKLVAPSYQVGCVLGRGGKIVEKIRQDTGAHIRVLPKDQPPLPPPPGEEFIQITGNFGAVKKAVLSVSACFYDNNSGAFKPLDHHSRGCYSESAGHSSHRMFLEEDVVFKLLCHHDKVGSLIGKGGSVVRALQNETGASIQIVEAGPDSDERVVVISARETSEQKHSPAQEAVIRVHCRLTEIGFEPSAAVVAKLLVRSPQVGCLLGKGGLVISEMRRVTGASIRIFSKEQIKYISQNEEVVQVIGSLQSVQDALFHITSRIRETIFPIRTPPNFSAPPHLPPFPEMPPPLFRPRNHLMSSGHPPPPQVGHPHDHSTVPPMPVDHQQHAFVHGMGRGPPNMDRVPYPRGYEGPNSPRSWNPLAVNRGNSGGTADTSSLASRNENLGENGNPLQNPNNLTIEITIPHMYLTHVYGENNSNLTQIRQTSGANVVVHDPKPGATEGLVIVSGAPDQTHAAQSLIQAFILCGQTIA, from the exons ATGTCCAACAACAATAGCAAGAAGCGCCGCCATGCTCCGCCCGCGGCACCCGACGCCGTTTTTCGCATCGTGTGTCCGGCCGCAAAGACGGAGGACGTAGCGACTATCGGCGGCGACGGAGCTAAGATTCTGGTGGAGGACTTGGTCAGCGCGGAGGAGCGCGTGGTTGTTATCGTGGGCGAGGAGTCCGCTGCGCAGGTTGCGTTGGTTAGGGTTTTGGAGAGAACGGTGGATGAAGAAACTAAGAATTCGACAGTGTCGTGTAAATTGGTGGCCCCCAGCTATCAGGTTGGCTGTGTGCTCGGCCGAGGAGGCAAAATCGTCGAAAAGATCCGGCAAGACACTGGGGCCCACATTAGGGTTTTGCCCAAAGACCaacctcctcttcctcctcctcccgGTGAAGAATTCATTCAG ATAACAGGAAACTTTGGCGCAGTGAAGAAAGCGGTTCTATCCGTTTCAGcttgtttttatgataacaATTCTGGTGCCTTTAAGCCTCTTGATCATCATTCCAGAGGTTGTTATTCTGAAAGTGCTGGACATTCTTCTCATAGGATGTTTTTGGAAGAGGACGTTGTCTTCAAGCTCTTGTGTCACCATGATAAAGTTGGCAGTCTTATTGGCAAAGGTGGTTCTGTAGTGCGGGCTCTCCAGAACGAAACTGGTGCTTCTATCCAAATTGTGGAGGCTGGTCCTGATTCAGACGAGCGTGTCGTTGTCATATCTGCGCGAGAG ACATCAGAGCAAAAGCATTCTCCTGCACAAGAAGCTGTCATCCGTGTTCATTGTCGACTTACAGAGATTGGATTTGAACCAAGTGCTGCAGTTGTTGCTAAGCTTCTTGTGCGTTCACCACAGGTGGGCTGCCTCTTGGGCAAGGGAGGTCTTGTTATATCTGAAATGCGAAGGGTCACAGGTGCTAGTATTCGCATTTTTTCAAAGGAACAGATTAAATACATTTCTCAAAATGAAGAAGTTGTACAG GTTATTGGGAGCTTACAATCTGTACAAGATGCTTTGTTTCACATAACCAGTAGAATTCGGGAAACCATTTTCCCAATAAGGACTCCTCCAAATTTTAGTGCACCACCACATTTGCCACCGTTTCCAGAAATGCCACCTCCTTTATTTAGGCCAAGAAATCACTTGATGTCCTCTGGCCACCCTCCTCCTCCTCAAGTTGGGCACCCTCATGACCATTCAACTGTTCCCCCCATGCCTGTTGACCATCAGCAGCATGCATTTGTACATGGTATGGGACGTGGTCCTCCAAACATGGATCGAGTTCCCTATCCTCGTGGTTATGAAGGACCAAATTCTCCAAGATCATGGAATCCCCTG GCAGTTAACAGAGGAAATTCCGGAGGAACAGCTGATACTTCTAGTTTGGCCTCAAGAAATGAGAACCTTGGAGA GAATGGAAACCCATTGCAGAATCCAAATAACTTGACTATTGAGATCACCATTCCTCATATGTATTTAACTCACGTGTATGGGGAGAACAATAGCAACCTAACTCAGATTCGACAG ACGTCTGGTGCAAACGTGGTGGTTCATGATCCAAAACCTGGAGCTACCGAGGGTCTGGTGATTGTGTCTGGAGCACCAGATCAAACTCACGCTGCTCAAAGCCTAATTCAAGCTTTCATTTTATGTGGGCAGACTATAGCTTGA